The Pyxidicoccus trucidator genome includes a region encoding these proteins:
- a CDS encoding ATP-binding protein has translation MDIRTQSALLASIIGLALGVSMLLRPGRPRVLTLYSVFALTVAGYYLSLFFHSIFPAVDYPWASRISLGTTVLLASLVPGAAVAFFLEFLGVSKGTHLVGRRLALLSAVLGLTVAVTPLADKGWARVAMGIWVGGALLTSGSLLVHRVRTTESRIEQLRLAYLAIGAGAAILFSALDFVSRYGIPFPTLGSVFSTLYLYFLAQTLLRLRLMDLHELLGKIASQTVLAVILASVFTVLTAWVDEDTGLFVFNTVVAAFVILILLDPLRTKVEEMVVRIFFRERFALLDSLGTLRARMVNVIEISELARLVLDTLHETGRVTHASVYLLAEDRPGYRLLDSRGPLPVAFLDTAVARGLLFAAASGQKAVLRENVERRIATMRLQAVEGKRYRDELKRLNDTRSALVQVKAGITVPLMGNDRVIGFLNLWDERVPEAYASDEIALILEVAERLATVLENSKLYEKIRERDRLAALGEMAAGLAHEIRNPLGAIKGAAQCLDPKQLPGEDGEFLDVIVEEVNRLNGVVTAFLDYARPMKQSFGPTDLNEVVTRTMRLIQNDVPSNISLAVELDLLLSRVDGDAEQLKQVLINLVQNAVQALGTREGRITVRTDKPERFGEIRNAGGELVEVLVSDTGPGIPSDQQQHIFVPFYTTKQKGTGLGLAICQRIVKNHGGSISVLSKMSEGTTFVIRLPALPPEQPADGAPVDGTPAPATRPSLSLPMPDELRDLPKPTPPEPGRKRERRRRAS, from the coding sequence ATGGACATCCGAACCCAGAGCGCTCTGCTGGCATCCATCATCGGGCTCGCGCTCGGCGTGTCCATGTTGCTGCGGCCCGGCCGGCCGCGGGTCCTGACGCTCTACTCCGTCTTCGCCCTGACAGTCGCCGGGTATTACCTCTCCCTCTTCTTCCACAGCATCTTCCCGGCCGTGGACTACCCCTGGGCGTCCCGCATCTCCCTGGGAACCACCGTCCTGCTGGCCTCCCTGGTGCCAGGCGCAGCAGTGGCCTTCTTCCTGGAGTTCCTGGGCGTCAGCAAGGGAACACATCTGGTCGGCCGGCGGCTCGCCCTCCTCTCCGCCGTGCTGGGCCTCACCGTGGCCGTCACCCCCCTGGCCGACAAGGGGTGGGCCCGGGTGGCCATGGGCATCTGGGTGGGGGGCGCCCTCCTCACCTCCGGTTCGTTGCTGGTCCACCGGGTTCGGACCACCGAGTCCCGCATCGAGCAGCTCCGGCTGGCGTACCTCGCCATCGGCGCCGGGGCGGCGATTCTCTTCTCCGCGCTCGACTTCGTGAGTCGCTACGGGATTCCGTTCCCGACGCTCGGGTCGGTCTTCTCCACCCTCTATCTCTACTTCCTCGCACAGACGCTGCTGCGGCTGCGGCTGATGGACCTGCACGAGCTGCTGGGGAAGATTGCCTCGCAGACGGTGCTGGCCGTCATCCTCGCGTCCGTCTTCACCGTGCTCACCGCGTGGGTGGACGAGGACACGGGGCTGTTCGTCTTCAACACCGTGGTGGCCGCGTTCGTCATCCTCATCCTGTTGGATCCGCTGCGCACCAAGGTGGAGGAGATGGTGGTGCGCATCTTCTTCCGCGAGCGCTTCGCCCTGCTGGACTCGCTGGGCACGCTGCGGGCGCGCATGGTGAACGTCATCGAGATTTCGGAGCTGGCGCGGCTGGTGCTGGACACGCTCCACGAGACGGGCCGCGTCACGCACGCGTCGGTGTACCTGCTGGCGGAGGACCGGCCCGGGTACCGGCTGCTGGACTCGCGGGGTCCGCTGCCGGTGGCCTTCCTGGACACCGCGGTGGCGCGCGGCCTGCTGTTCGCGGCGGCCAGCGGGCAGAAGGCGGTGCTGCGGGAGAACGTGGAGCGGCGCATCGCCACCATGCGGCTTCAGGCGGTGGAGGGAAAGCGCTACCGCGACGAGCTGAAGCGCCTGAACGACACGCGGTCGGCGCTGGTGCAGGTGAAGGCCGGCATCACCGTGCCGCTGATGGGCAATGACCGGGTCATCGGCTTCCTCAACCTGTGGGACGAGCGGGTGCCGGAGGCGTACGCGTCCGACGAAATCGCCCTCATCCTGGAAGTGGCGGAGCGGCTGGCGACGGTGCTGGAGAACTCGAAGCTGTACGAGAAGATCCGCGAGAGGGATCGCCTGGCCGCGCTGGGTGAGATGGCGGCGGGCCTGGCGCATGAAATCCGCAACCCGCTGGGGGCCATCAAGGGCGCGGCGCAGTGCCTGGACCCGAAGCAACTGCCGGGCGAGGACGGCGAGTTCCTGGACGTCATCGTCGAGGAGGTCAACCGGCTCAACGGCGTGGTGACGGCGTTCCTCGACTACGCGCGCCCGATGAAGCAGAGCTTCGGGCCCACGGACCTCAACGAGGTGGTGACGCGCACCATGCGCCTCATCCAGAACGACGTGCCCTCGAACATCTCCCTGGCGGTGGAGCTGGACCTGCTCCTGTCCCGGGTGGACGGGGACGCGGAGCAGCTCAAGCAGGTGCTCATCAACCTGGTGCAGAACGCGGTGCAGGCGCTGGGCACGCGCGAGGGCCGCATCACCGTGCGCACGGACAAGCCGGAGCGCTTCGGCGAGATTCGCAACGCCGGAGGCGAGCTCGTGGAGGTGCTGGTGTCCGACACCGGCCCGGGAATCCCCTCCGACCAGCAGCAGCACATCTTCGTTCCCTTCTACACGACGAAGCAGAAGGGCACGGGCCTGGGCCTCGCCATCTGCCAGCGCATCGTGAAGAACCACGGCGGCAGCATCTCCGTGCTGAGCAAGATGAGCGAGGGAACCACCTTCGTCATCCGCCTGCCGGCACTGCCTCCGGAGCAGCCCGCGGACGGCGCGCCCGTGGACGGCACTCCCGCCCCCGCGACGCGGCCTTCCCTCTCGCTCCCCATGCCGGATGAGCTGCGGGACCTGCCCAAGCCGACGCCTCCCGAGCCGGGCCGCAAGCGCGAGCGGCGGCGTCGCGCGAGCTGA